In Solanum pennellii chromosome 3, SPENNV200, a single window of DNA contains:
- the LOC107013798 gene encoding protein transport protein Sec61 subunit beta-like — protein MARGSSSQSTSSSTTRPGTAAPRGSAAATAGMRRRRLGASSSAGGGGGNAVVGSGNASNMLRFYTDDSPGLKISPTVVLVMSLCFIGFVTTLHVLGKFYRYRSGSVSGA, from the coding sequence ATGGCGCGAGGCTCTTCTTCCCAATCCACCTCCTCCTCCACCACTCGCCCAGGGACCGCCGCACCCCGTGGCTCTGCCGCCGCTACGGCTGGTATGCGACGACGCAGGCTCGGTGCTTCTTCCTCTGCGGGCGGTGGTGGTGGTAACGCTGTAGTAGGCTCCGGCAACGCTAGCAACATGCTCCGTTTCTATACCGATGATTCTCCAGGTCTGAAGATCAGCCCGACTGTCGTCCTCGTGATGAGCCTATGCTTCATCGGATTCGTTACTACTCTCCATGTCCTAGGCAAATTCTACCGCTACCGATCTGGCTCTGTCTCCGGAGCCTGA